A stretch of the Bradyrhizobium arachidis genome encodes the following:
- a CDS encoding S-layer family protein, which yields MPTEFQQTSYATGSGPLSVASGDLNGDGKPDIVTANANDNTVSVLLNNGNGSFQTQTTYGTGPGPLSVAIGDLNGDGKPDLVVANGNSFSTDSVLLGNGDGTFQPKTNVVVGESHQVVIGDLNGDGKLDLVNANSNSGTVSISLGNGNGTFQSRTTYAVASAPGPISVAIGDVNGDGKPDLATADYSVNTASVLLGNGNGTFQAAASYAAGSQPGLVQVADLNGDGRQDIVVANQTSNDLSVLLGNGDGTFQPQANYDVGAGQGFVQVGDVSGDGKPDIVAVANGVAVLPGNGDGTFQPATTYAAGSGTSSDVLGDVNGDGKLDIITSNFSDNTVSVLLNTTNNDPPVVTVTATTTTATEGNDVVFTFHRTGNLSSSMQLDFGYNGSATNEVDFTWAGNNGLPPRFEAGSDSYVHRLTTFGDGLTEGSETLGIYLVSNYGYTVGDPGTATATLYDEDTTADEPPTASVAINDGDGFINDAEKSEVGFTIVGVDADAVAIVKFSDGNPLHDVFRGPGGDGSSAADLSGLTDGPITASISVTDTAGHTAAGTGDTTTKDTTADASPTASVTINDGDGFINDAEKSSVGFTIVGVDTDAVAIVKFSDGNPLHDAFRGPGGDGSSAVDLSGLTDGPITASISLTDAAGNTAAGTGDTATKDTTADASPTASVTINDGDGFINDAEKSAVGFTIVGVDADAVAIVRFSDGNPLHDVFRGPGGDGSSAADLSGLTDGPITASISLTDTAGNTAAGTGDTTTKDTTAPGAPTLALAHDTGSLNSDRITSDPSIIYTASAAGDVLLYKADGGTGFSTIAPVFLTNGTADGQHTVFVEERDSAGNISVAASLIFRLDTTVPAAPSLKLHTDSGSSSTDKITKSGVVDVTGLETAANWQYSTDNGAHWLNGTGTSLTLTGDGQKDVIVHQTDVAGNTSASSATFTFTLDTTAPVTTIADMLQVATAKKGTTTTISGTSEAGSTVTLLDGNAVAGTGTAAANGKWSISISNLSDTKHSFSASAVDLAGNNGGSSPVAILGTSGGDKISGTGSADLIEGLAGADQFAGGVGADTFIFHGGFGKDTITSFDLSKDVLAFDHNLFASVAAILSATTDVKGNAVIAYDSASTITLVGITKSDLANHTNDFQLL from the coding sequence ATGCCAACCGAATTCCAGCAGACTTCCTACGCGACGGGATCTGGACCTCTTTCCGTTGCAAGTGGAGACTTGAATGGTGACGGCAAGCCGGACATCGTCACCGCAAATGCCAACGATAACACCGTGTCGGTGCTGCTCAATAATGGCAACGGCAGCTTCCAGACACAGACGACGTATGGAACGGGACCTGGACCTCTCTCGGTTGCGATCGGCGACCTGAATGGCGACGGCAAACCGGACCTTGTTGTCGCGAATGGTAATTCGTTTAGCACGGACAGTGTCCTGCTCGGCAATGGCGATGGTACCTTCCAACCCAAGACGAATGTCGTGGTCGGGGAATCTCACCAGGTTGTCATTGGCGACTTGAACGGGGACGGGAAACTAGATCTCGTTAACGCCAACAGCAACTCCGGTACGGTTTCGATATCGCTCGGCAACGGCAACGGAACGTTTCAATCCCGGACCACCTACGCGGTAGCGTCTGCTCCCGGGCCTATTTCGGTTGCGATCGGCGACGTGAATGGTGACGGCAAGCCGGACCTTGCCACCGCGGACTACAGCGTGAATACGGCGTCGGTGCTGCTCGGCAACGGCAACGGCACTTTCCAGGCGGCGGCCAGCTATGCGGCGGGAAGCCAGCCTGGTCTAGTACAAGTCGCGGACCTGAATGGGGACGGTCGACAGGATATCGTGGTCGCAAATCAAACCTCGAATGACCTCTCGGTGCTGCTCGGCAATGGCGACGGCACCTTCCAGCCGCAGGCCAACTATGATGTCGGCGCCGGTCAGGGTTTCGTTCAGGTCGGCGATGTGAGTGGGGACGGCAAGCCGGACATCGTCGCGGTCGCGAATGGAGTGGCAGTGCTGCCAGGCAATGGTGACGGCACCTTCCAGCCGGCGACCACCTATGCGGCGGGCTCTGGAACTTCCTCTGACGTGCTTGGAGACGTGAACGGCGACGGCAAGCTCGACATCATCACATCGAATTTCAGCGACAATACCGTATCGGTGCTGCTGAACACGACCAACAACGACCCGCCGGTCGTGACGGTGACCGCGACCACCACCACCGCGACCGAAGGTAATGACGTGGTGTTCACGTTCCATCGCACCGGGAATCTCAGCAGCTCGATGCAACTGGACTTCGGCTACAATGGTTCGGCCACCAACGAGGTCGACTTTACCTGGGCCGGCAACAATGGTCTTCCGCCCCGGTTTGAGGCCGGCTCGGACTCCTACGTGCACCGCCTCACCACCTTCGGCGACGGGTTGACCGAGGGATCGGAGACCCTCGGGATCTATCTTGTCAGCAACTACGGCTACACGGTTGGTGATCCCGGTACCGCAACGGCGACCCTCTACGACGAGGACACGACGGCGGATGAACCGCCAACAGCATCTGTGGCGATCAACGACGGCGACGGCTTCATCAACGACGCCGAGAAGTCGGAGGTTGGTTTCACGATTGTGGGGGTTGATGCTGACGCGGTTGCGATCGTGAAGTTCTCGGACGGCAATCCTCTCCACGATGTTTTTCGTGGACCTGGCGGTGATGGCTCCAGCGCGGCCGATCTGTCCGGGCTGACTGACGGCCCAATCACGGCGTCGATCTCTGTGACCGACACGGCTGGCCATACGGCCGCTGGCACCGGCGACACCACTACGAAGGACACGACGGCGGATGCATCGCCGACAGCGTCTGTGACGATCAACGATGGCGACGGCTTCATCAACGATGCCGAGAAGTCGTCAGTTGGTTTCACGATTGTGGGGGTCGATACCGACGCGGTTGCGATAGTGAAGTTCTCGGACGGCAATCCTCTGCACGATGCTTTTCGTGGACCTGGCGGTGATGGCTCCAGCGCGGTTGATCTGTCCGGGTTGACTGACGGCCCGATCACAGCGTCGATCTCCTTGACCGACGCGGCTGGCAATACGGCCGCCGGCACCGGCGACACCGCTACGAAGGACACGACGGCGGATGCATCGCCAACAGCGTCCGTGACGATCAACGACGGCGACGGCTTCATCAACGATGCCGAGAAGTCGGCAGTTGGTTTCACGATTGTGGGGGTTGATGCCGACGCGGTTGCGATCGTCAGATTCTCGGATGGCAATCCTCTCCACGATGTTTTTCGTGGACCTGGCGGTGATGGCTCTAGCGCGGCTGATCTGTCCGGGCTGACTGACGGCCCAATCACGGCGTCGATCTCCCTGACCGACACGGCTGGCAATACGGCCGCTGGCACCGGCGACACCACTACGAAGGACACGACGGCCCCGGGGGCTCCGACGCTGGCTCTGGCGCATGATACCGGCAGCTTGAACAGCGACAGGATCACCAGCGATCCGTCCATCATCTACACGGCGTCGGCGGCGGGCGACGTGCTGTTGTACAAGGCCGACGGTGGGACGGGTTTCTCGACCATCGCGCCGGTGTTTCTGACCAACGGCACGGCCGATGGTCAACATACCGTCTTTGTCGAAGAGCGGGACAGCGCGGGCAACATCAGTGTGGCTGCCAGCCTGATATTCAGGCTCGACACCACCGTGCCGGCGGCGCCTTCGCTCAAGCTGCATACGGACAGCGGCAGCTCGAGCACGGACAAGATCACAAAATCTGGCGTGGTCGACGTCACCGGCCTCGAGACCGCGGCGAACTGGCAATACAGCACCGACAACGGCGCGCACTGGCTCAACGGTACCGGCACGAGTCTGACGCTCACGGGCGATGGCCAGAAGGACGTGATTGTCCACCAAACCGATGTGGCGGGTAACACCTCGGCAAGCTCGGCAACGTTCACCTTCACGCTCGACACAACCGCGCCTGTCACGACGATCGCAGACATGCTTCAGGTCGCGACTGCAAAGAAGGGAACCACCACGACGATCAGTGGTACGTCCGAAGCGGGGAGTACCGTGACACTTCTGGACGGCAATGCGGTCGCAGGTACGGGCACTGCTGCGGCGAACGGAAAATGGAGTATCTCGATTTCGAATCTGTCCGATACAAAGCATTCGTTCTCGGCGAGCGCCGTTGATCTTGCCGGCAATAACGGCGGGTCAAGCCCTGTAGCCATCCTCGGTACTTCGGGCGGGGATAAAATTTCAGGTACGGGTAGCGCGGATCTGATCGAGGGGCTCGCCGGCGCAGATCAGTTCGCGGGCGGCGTCGGAGCGGACACATTCATTTTCCACGGCGGCTTCGGAAAGGACACGATCACCAGCTTCGATCTCTCGAAGGACGTGCTGGCATTCGATCATAACTTGTTCGCCAGTGTCGCTGCGATTCTGAGTGCAACCACCGACGTAAAGGGCAATGCCGTGATCGCTTACGACAGTGCCAGTACGATTACCCTTGTCGGTATCACGAAGTCTGACCTGGCGAACCACACGAACGACTTTCAGCTCCTTTGA
- a CDS encoding ABC transporter substrate-binding protein — protein sequence MKRRDFLFAAAMLAPAMRQASAQQPAPKKRLAVIGAAKVEDMRIGREPNSSTFLEELQRLGYVEGGNLIVDRWQLQPGRLEEIAREVVDTRPDVIACQGTPMTLRLKAATTTIPIVAATGDPIRFGLVSNLARPGGNVTGVSVDAGIEVWAKRLELLSSAVPKLHNVVFVSSEGAWTGAGGQAVRDAAQKLGISLVRGIVSSPYGEAEFRSAFSSLQRDQLDGLILSDEGQVHVPRKPLLVQLIQQMRLPAIYPYTVFVEAGGLMSYASDVESVIHRQVAQIVEIFRGANPGDIPYSQAVRFDLVVNLKTAKELGLEMPAALVAAATTVIE from the coding sequence ATGAAGCGCCGCGATTTCTTGTTTGCCGCCGCGATGCTCGCGCCGGCCATGCGACAAGCCTCGGCGCAGCAGCCCGCTCCGAAGAAGCGTCTTGCGGTCATTGGCGCTGCGAAGGTCGAAGACATGAGGATCGGACGCGAACCAAATTCGTCAACGTTTCTGGAAGAACTGCAGCGCCTTGGCTACGTCGAAGGTGGAAACCTCATTGTCGACCGGTGGCAACTTCAGCCGGGACGTCTCGAGGAGATTGCACGCGAAGTGGTTGACACAAGACCCGATGTGATTGCCTGCCAGGGAACGCCGATGACTCTTCGCCTTAAAGCGGCGACGACGACTATCCCCATCGTAGCGGCAACGGGCGACCCTATTCGGTTCGGGCTGGTTTCGAATCTCGCCCGTCCCGGCGGCAACGTCACGGGTGTGAGCGTGGACGCCGGAATCGAAGTCTGGGCCAAGCGCCTTGAATTGCTTTCCAGCGCCGTTCCCAAATTGCACAACGTCGTTTTCGTGTCATCGGAAGGAGCTTGGACGGGCGCAGGTGGCCAAGCGGTGCGCGACGCGGCACAAAAGCTGGGGATTTCCCTGGTGCGTGGTATCGTCAGCAGTCCATATGGCGAAGCGGAATTCCGCAGCGCATTCTCATCGCTCCAGCGAGATCAACTGGACGGATTGATCCTTTCGGATGAGGGGCAGGTGCATGTTCCCAGAAAGCCCCTGTTGGTTCAGCTGATCCAGCAGATGCGGCTTCCCGCCATTTACCCCTACACTGTGTTTGTGGAAGCAGGCGGACTGATGTCCTATGCCTCCGACGTCGAGTCCGTCATTCACAGGCAGGTAGCGCAGATCGTCGAAATATTTCGAGGAGCCAATCCGGGCGACATCCCGTACTCTCAAGCGGTGCGGTTTGACCTTGTTGTTAATCTGAAGACGGCCAAGGAGCTGGGACTTGAGATGCCCGCCGCGCTGGTTGCCGCCGCGACTACCGTGATTGAATAG
- a CDS encoding DUF599 domain-containing protein — translation MSGYWVDVAAVGFFALEWLVYALTLEHSAYGRDSLSARMNRYREVWVRRMLERDTRMVDMQIMASLQNGTAFFASTSLFAIGGALALLRATNDALVILSKLPIDLSPTPALWELKCVGLVLICVYAFFKFAWAYRLFNYVAILYGGMPPASQRDTPEAEAHVIRTTRLFEAAGRHFNRGQRAFFFALGYLGWFVSPWVLFVTTAAVVIVTWRRQFASSAWAAMAPDDADAPAATRLLRK, via the coding sequence ATGAGCGGATATTGGGTCGACGTCGCGGCGGTCGGCTTCTTTGCCTTGGAATGGCTGGTTTACGCGCTTACGCTGGAGCACTCGGCCTATGGCCGCGACAGCCTGTCGGCACGCATGAACCGCTACCGCGAGGTCTGGGTCCGCCGCATGCTCGAGCGCGACACCCGCATGGTCGACATGCAGATCATGGCGTCCTTGCAGAACGGCACCGCCTTCTTCGCCTCCACCAGCCTGTTCGCGATCGGCGGCGCGCTGGCACTGCTGCGGGCGACCAATGACGCGCTCGTCATCCTGAGCAAGCTGCCGATCGATCTCAGCCCGACGCCGGCGCTGTGGGAGTTGAAATGCGTCGGCCTGGTGCTGATCTGCGTCTACGCCTTCTTCAAGTTCGCCTGGGCCTACCGGCTCTTCAACTATGTCGCGATCCTCTATGGCGGCATGCCGCCGGCCTCCCAGCGCGACACGCCCGAGGCCGAGGCGCATGTCATCCGCACCACTCGCCTGTTCGAAGCCGCCGGCCGTCACTTCAACCGCGGCCAGCGCGCCTTCTTCTTCGCGCTCGGCTATCTCGGCTGGTTCGTCAGCCCCTGGGTGCTGTTCGTGACCACGGCTGCGGTCGTCATCGTCACCTGGCGGCGACAATTTGCGTCGAGCGCGTGGGCGGCGATGGCGCCTGACGATGCGGATGCACCGGCGGCGACGCGGCTGCTGCGGAAATGA
- a CDS encoding glutathione S-transferase family protein, giving the protein MAALTLAIGNKNYSSWSMRPWIALRASGIPFEEVFIPLYTDQADKDKILAFSRAGKVPVLVDGDITVWDSLAIIEYLAERFPEAKLWPEDRAARAHARAVCAEMHSGFQALRNECGMNLRRPVKPVALSADAEANIARVQELWLDCRARYGAGGPFLFGRFGAVDAMYAPVVHRFRTYAIPVAPEVKAYMDAMMVLPAFQEWTKDGIAETIVIDKFEDA; this is encoded by the coding sequence ATGGCTGCGCTGACGCTCGCGATCGGCAACAAGAATTACTCCTCCTGGTCGATGCGCCCCTGGATCGCGCTGCGCGCGAGCGGCATCCCTTTTGAGGAAGTCTTCATCCCGCTCTACACCGACCAGGCGGACAAGGACAAAATCCTTGCCTTCAGCCGCGCCGGCAAGGTGCCGGTCCTGGTCGACGGCGACATCACCGTGTGGGATTCGCTCGCCATCATCGAATATCTTGCGGAGCGCTTTCCGGAAGCAAAACTGTGGCCGGAAGACCGCGCGGCGCGCGCGCATGCGCGTGCCGTCTGTGCCGAGATGCATTCGGGCTTCCAGGCGCTGCGCAACGAATGCGGGATGAATTTGCGCCGCCCGGTCAAGCCGGTCGCGCTGTCGGCGGATGCAGAGGCCAATATCGCGCGGGTGCAGGAGCTCTGGCTCGATTGCCGCGCGCGCTACGGCGCTGGCGGGCCGTTCCTGTTCGGCCGTTTTGGTGCGGTCGACGCAATGTACGCCCCCGTCGTCCATCGCTTCCGCACCTACGCGATTCCAGTCGCGCCTGAGGTCAAGGCCTATATGGACGCGATGATGGTGCTGCCCGCGTTCCAGGAATGGACCAAAGACGGGATCGCCGAAACCATCGTCATCGACAAGTTCGAGGACGCTTAG
- a CDS encoding YidB family protein, which produces MGILDSLENNPAFRSALGQLGAAVLPAVLNEVLGSNNQGGLSAIVAKLQQAGFGGQVKSWLGNGQNLPITADQLRQVLGNDTVRQLAARYDIPVDQLGQILAQELPKAVDHASPEGRLPHTA; this is translated from the coding sequence ATGGGAATTCTCGACTCGCTGGAAAACAACCCGGCGTTCCGTAGCGCGCTCGGCCAGCTCGGTGCGGCGGTGCTGCCGGCCGTGCTGAACGAGGTGCTCGGCAGCAACAATCAGGGCGGTCTCAGCGCAATCGTCGCGAAGTTGCAGCAGGCCGGTTTCGGCGGGCAGGTAAAATCCTGGCTCGGCAACGGCCAGAACCTGCCGATTACGGCCGACCAACTCCGCCAGGTGCTCGGCAACGACACCGTCAGGCAGCTCGCCGCGCGCTACGACATCCCGGTCGACCAGCTCGGCCAGATCCTCGCCCAGGAGCTGCCGAAGGCCGTCGACCACGCAAGCCCCGAGGGCCGGCTGCCCCATACCGCGTGA
- a CDS encoding DUF1489 family protein — MPLHLIKLAVGCDSVKELKQWVAERMQAAKKKGLPQQHVHVTRMVPKRGDEILSGGSLYWVIKGEIAAREKIIGIEPFRDKDGIGRCRIVMQPKVFSVSPRPMRPFQGWRYLTEDAVPPDLGKSAAGTIAAMPEPMRRELRDLGLL, encoded by the coding sequence ATGCCGCTTCACCTGATCAAGCTCGCCGTCGGTTGCGATTCCGTCAAGGAACTCAAGCAATGGGTCGCTGAACGCATGCAGGCCGCGAAGAAAAAAGGCCTGCCGCAACAGCACGTCCACGTCACCCGCATGGTGCCCAAGCGCGGCGACGAGATCCTCAGCGGGGGCTCGCTCTATTGGGTGATCAAGGGCGAGATCGCGGCCCGTGAGAAGATCATCGGCATCGAGCCGTTCCGTGACAAGGACGGCATCGGACGCTGCCGGATCGTGATGCAGCCGAAGGTGTTTTCGGTGTCGCCGCGGCCGATGCGTCCGTTCCAGGGCTGGCGCTACCTGACCGAGGACGCCGTGCCGCCGGATCTCGGCAAGTCCGCCGCCGGAACGATCGCGGCGATGCCCGAGCCGATGCGCCGCGAACTGCGCGACCTCGGATTGCTGTGA
- a CDS encoding division plane positioning ATPase MipZ: MLVQTSQGQSGSAHVVVLGNEKGGSGKSTSALHIAVALLKAGQRVATIDLDCRQQSFTRYINNRSAWARRTGLDLELPVHRCIKLGETMQIAENENSEFLQFMEAVCAVESSFDFIVIDTPGTDSYLMRLAHSMADTLVTPINDSFLDFDVLGTVDPANYAVTGESHYAEMVRDVRRKRRQLDGSTTDWIVVRNRLSMLGSRNKQLVADGLKELSLRLGFRYVDGFAERVVYREFFPRGLTALDDIDEATLGMRPNLGHVTAREEVTGLLRQLKLPLDERGRRRAANRAEWFTQVDKPLEVHDILGA; encoded by the coding sequence ATGCTTGTGCAGACCAGCCAAGGCCAGTCGGGCTCGGCGCACGTCGTCGTGCTCGGCAACGAGAAAGGCGGCTCGGGAAAATCCACCAGCGCCCTGCACATTGCCGTCGCTCTGCTCAAGGCCGGCCAGCGCGTCGCCACCATCGACCTCGACTGCCGTCAGCAGAGCTTTACCCGCTACATCAACAACCGCTCCGCCTGGGCGCGCCGCACCGGGCTCGACCTCGAGCTGCCGGTGCATCGCTGCATCAAGCTCGGCGAGACCATGCAGATCGCCGAGAACGAGAATTCCGAGTTCCTGCAGTTCATGGAAGCGGTCTGCGCGGTCGAAAGCAGTTTTGACTTCATCGTCATCGATACGCCCGGCACCGACAGCTACCTGATGCGGCTGGCCCACTCGATGGCCGACACGCTGGTCACCCCGATCAACGACAGCTTCCTCGACTTCGACGTGCTCGGCACCGTCGACCCCGCCAACTACGCGGTGACGGGCGAGAGCCATTATGCCGAGATGGTGCGGGACGTCAGGCGCAAGCGCCGCCAGCTCGACGGCTCGACCACCGACTGGATCGTGGTGCGCAACCGCCTGTCGATGCTCGGCTCGCGCAACAAGCAGCTCGTCGCCGACGGGCTGAAGGAATTGTCGCTGCGGCTCGGCTTCCGCTATGTCGACGGCTTTGCCGAGCGGGTGGTCTACCGCGAATTCTTCCCGCGCGGACTGACCGCGCTCGACGACATCGACGAGGCGACCCTCGGCATGCGGCCCAATCTCGGCCACGTCACGGCCCGCGAGGAGGTGACGGGCCTGCTGCGTCAGCTCAAGCTGCCACTCGACGAGCGCGGCCGCCGCCGCGCGGCCAACCGCGCCGAATGGTTCACCCAGGTCGACAAGCCGCTCGAAGTCCACGACATCCTGGGCGCCTGA
- a CDS encoding alpha/beta fold hydrolase — MKRGIAVLVSVTALAAIAYFTANKWAIKHETITFYDASRDNRPVPVHVAIRRDREFQADAGMINLPVAVLNHGNTVKNTEYGFLSTVFAMRGYLVLSPQHDLPTDPPMVTKPGELYVGRLPQILRGVANIHLAIAEMKKIRPNADYARVTMVGHSMGGDISMYFAKQYPDEIKKVVTLDNLRVPFMTAGKFKILSFRSKDPQFKTDPGVLPTDEECEKAGITVVNTDFQHNDMRDTGPDGAKSSIQGMLDKFLSDTDSDVAPVDTLKAPPKILEPGPVALMGSAKS, encoded by the coding sequence ATGAAGCGTGGAATTGCCGTTCTGGTTTCGGTCACCGCTCTCGCGGCCATCGCCTATTTCACGGCGAACAAGTGGGCCATCAAGCACGAGACCATCACGTTCTATGATGCTTCGCGCGACAATCGCCCGGTGCCGGTCCACGTCGCGATCCGCCGCGACAGGGAATTCCAGGCCGATGCCGGCATGATCAATTTGCCGGTCGCCGTTCTCAACCACGGCAATACCGTCAAGAACACCGAATACGGTTTCCTCTCCACTGTCTTTGCCATGCGCGGCTATCTTGTGCTCAGCCCGCAGCATGATCTGCCGACCGATCCGCCGATGGTGACCAAGCCCGGCGAGCTCTATGTCGGACGCCTGCCGCAGATCCTGCGCGGCGTCGCCAACATCCACCTCGCCATCGCGGAGATGAAGAAGATTCGGCCCAACGCCGATTACGCCAGGGTGACGATGGTCGGCCACTCCATGGGCGGCGACATCTCGATGTATTTCGCCAAGCAGTATCCGGACGAGATCAAGAAGGTCGTGACGCTGGATAATCTGCGCGTGCCGTTCATGACCGCCGGCAAGTTCAAGATCCTTTCGTTCCGCTCCAAGGACCCGCAATTCAAGACCGACCCGGGTGTGCTCCCGACCGACGAGGAGTGCGAGAAGGCGGGCATTACGGTGGTGAACACCGACTTCCAGCATAACGACATGCGCGACACCGGCCCCGATGGCGCAAAGTCCTCGATCCAGGGCATGCTCGACAAGTTCCTGAGCGACACCGACAGCGACGTGGCACCGGTCGATACGCTGAAAGCCCCGCCGAAGATTCTGGAGCCGGGTCCGGTCGCGCTGATGGGGTCTGCCAAAAGCTGA
- a CDS encoding VWA domain-containing protein — protein MPGEPTKPRSRDAASEQSKASGTLPQAKTSTADDIAAFVARARAMSPHAPGAKGRMIFALDATMSRQPTWDMACALQADMFREAAALGSLDIRLVYYRGFNECRASSWISDSAKLAGLMSKIDCRGGNTQIGKVLAEARREAAASGVRAVVFVGDAMEEKVDELCAKAGELGMLKVPVFMFQEGHDAVAEHAFREIARLTGGAWCRFDPGAAAQLRELLRAAAAYAAGGREALLKLAKTASGAALLIGQMK, from the coding sequence ATGCCCGGCGAACCGACCAAACCGCGCAGCCGCGATGCCGCCTCGGAGCAGAGCAAGGCGTCCGGCACGCTGCCGCAGGCGAAGACGTCGACCGCGGACGACATCGCCGCCTTTGTCGCCAGGGCGCGCGCGATGTCGCCGCATGCCCCCGGCGCGAAGGGCCGAATGATCTTCGCGCTCGATGCGACCATGAGCCGGCAGCCGACCTGGGACATGGCCTGCGCACTGCAGGCCGACATGTTCCGCGAGGCGGCTGCACTCGGCAGCCTGGACATTCGGCTGGTTTATTACCGCGGCTTCAACGAATGCCGCGCCTCGAGCTGGATCTCGGACAGCGCCAAGCTTGCCGGCCTGATGAGCAAGATCGACTGCCGCGGCGGCAACACGCAGATCGGCAAGGTGCTCGCCGAGGCCCGGCGCGAAGCCGCGGCCTCCGGCGTGCGAGCCGTCGTCTTCGTCGGCGACGCCATGGAGGAGAAGGTCGACGAGCTCTGCGCCAAGGCCGGTGAGCTCGGCATGCTCAAGGTCCCCGTCTTCATGTTTCAGGAGGGCCACGACGCGGTCGCCGAGCATGCGTTTCGCGAGATTGCCCGGCTGACCGGCGGTGCCTGGTGCCGGTTCGATCCCGGTGCGGCAGCGCAATTGCGCGAGCTGCTGCGCGCGGCGGCGGCCTATGCCGCCGGCGGCCGCGAGGCGCTGCTCAAGCTCGCGAAGACCGCAAGCGGCGCCGCCCTGTTGATCGGCCAGATGAAGTGA
- a CDS encoding DnaJ domain-containing protein, which yields MPTLIAGAVAVVTIYLLLQMFRAANPAVLARAIKIGGGVVALAVAAFTGLKGELAVAIPLGIFGAGLLGWSPFTTTGFGNIGGLFGGGASRAPGQTSRVRSQFLDMQLDHDSGRLAGQIVAGPNAGRQLDEFDLAELVAMCPAFDAESVALLESYLDRRFPAWRQNAQGDAAGRQRRTAPSGKMTTEEAYQILGLQPGAGRDEISRAHKSLMKKLHPDQGGSTYLAARVNEAKDTLLRTHNG from the coding sequence ATGCCGACCCTGATCGCCGGCGCTGTCGCCGTTGTCACAATCTATCTGCTGCTCCAGATGTTTCGTGCCGCCAATCCGGCCGTGCTGGCGCGCGCGATCAAGATCGGCGGTGGCGTTGTGGCGCTGGCGGTTGCCGCCTTCACAGGCCTGAAGGGCGAGCTGGCGGTCGCGATCCCGCTCGGCATTTTCGGCGCGGGCCTGCTCGGCTGGTCGCCGTTCACGACCACGGGCTTTGGCAATATCGGCGGGCTGTTCGGCGGCGGCGCTTCGCGTGCGCCGGGCCAGACCTCGCGCGTGCGCTCGCAATTCCTCGACATGCAGCTCGACCACGATTCCGGCCGGCTCGCGGGCCAGATCGTCGCCGGTCCCAATGCCGGCCGCCAGCTCGACGAGTTCGATCTTGCCGAGCTCGTGGCGATGTGCCCGGCGTTCGACGCCGAGAGCGTGGCCTTACTTGAAAGCTATCTGGACCGCCGGTTTCCCGCTTGGCGTCAGAACGCGCAGGGCGACGCGGCAGGGCGGCAGCGCCGCACGGCGCCGAGCGGCAAAATGACGACGGAGGAGGCCTATCAGATCCTTGGCCTGCAGCCGGGGGCGGGCCGCGACGAGATCAGCCGAGCCCACAAATCCCTGATGAAGAAACTGCATCCCGACCAGGGGGGCTCTACGTATCTCGCTGCCCGGGTAAACGAGGCCAAGGATACTCTGCTTCGCACGCATAACGGCTAA